The window AGGGAAAGCAAAAAAACTAAACGTAAAAATCAATAAATTGTTTTTCATGGTTTATGTTTGTAACAAATATAATGCAAAAAAAGATAAAATACTTAAAGATAATTCTACAATGTAGTGAATTTAAAGCAAGTTTAAAATATGTTTAAGTTTAAATCCTTATTAAATAAAGTTTTGCCCAAAGCGTTTAAATGTTAATTAAAGTTTAAAAAAATTTAAAAAAAAGATTAACTCTACTTTTTTGCTCTATTTTTATGATACTTTTTTGAGGAAATAAAGGGGTTACATCATATTTTATATGAAAAACCAGGTCTGAATTTTGTAAGCTGATTCCTTCGGAATGACAAACTCCGATGAATAGGTTTTGAAGGAAAAACGATAAGTCTGCAAAGTATTTATGGAGAGCTATAAAACATTTCTGAATTGATGAATTCTATAGAAATGGATAATTAAAGCGCATAATTTGTCCATTCCGCAGGAGTCAACACTTTTACAATACCAATACCTTAATTCACAAACACCATCACTCTCAAACTCTCAAACACTCTAACCCTCTCGCTCAACACAGAATTCTTTTCCAAAGATTAAATATAATGTCTGGAGCCCTGCGGAATGACAAACTGAGTGGCATACATTTGCTATCCATTAAAAACGAAAACTCCCCACTTCACTGTGAGGAGTTTTCTGTTTATCATTATAATAAGCTGATTTATCTTTGAACTGCTTTTTTCATAGCAGCATCAGGACGTAAAATTCTGTAACGAACTTCGATGTCTTTCGGTACATAGAATACCAATGGAAGTTTACTGTTGTATCTTACAATTTCAGGCTTAAGCGTCACAAATTTTTTCGTCAGTTTTTTATCCAGACAAGCCATTAGTGTCCCTCCTGTTTCTCCTTTGGATTCTACCTCATAATAGTTGTATCCCCACCCCTGTAGATCCTGAGTTTTCATTTCTCCCATTAAGAAATAATTGTTACAGTCTAACATTTTCTCAGCGCCGACAAAAAGTTCAACTTTTAAATCGTTTTCATTTTTAGCAACGGGAAGCTGAATATATACCTGCTTATATCCTTCTTTTGCTTTTGGGAACATTTCAATCTGTAGTTTTTCAAACTTTTCTGCTTTCTTTTGTGCAAAAGCATTTACTCCAGCCATTAGTACTAATCCTGTCATTAAAGTTTTAGAAAATTTCATCTTTTAATAATTTTTTTAATTGATACTATCTTAATTCCAAAAACCATTCCAAATTTAAACAATTGTTTAAATTCTAGAATTAATTCTATTTCTTCAAAATTTTCAAACAAAAACAGCAGTAAAAATTACTGCTGTTTTGATATCTGTCACTTATTCTGAAATTGATACATTACTTCCTTTTGTATGTGCATTCATTTGTGGGGCGTAATAGTTCTGCATCGTTGTAATTCCGTTGGAGAAGGTACCGGACGCATTGGCTACCACATCGTATTCAAAGACATATTTCCCTTTCGGCATGTACTGAATGTAGAAATTGGTGGAGGCATCTTTGGTGGACTGATAATATCCAAGGTTATTTTTCCATTGATATCCTGAAAGTACATCTACCGGTTCAAATCCCGCAGCACGCATATCTTTAATATGAATAAATTCCATGGCTCTGTCTGTATTCAGAATCATTCTCACTGTTACTTTGTCTCCTACTTTCAATGGTGTTTCAGGAGAAATTTTCTGAAGTTCCTCTCCATTTACCGTTTTCACTTTTTTATAAAGCTCTTTTGTTACAGAAATATAGTTTTCAGAAGATTTGATTTTATCAAGGTCTTCATAGTACTGCCAGAACAGTCCTCCCTGCACAATTCCCGGACCAGGTTTGGTAACCGTTACTGTTGCTAAGCTGTTATCTACAGCTTGTGGTTTCAAAGTGGATTTCACATAACCTGAAGCCTGTGTCTGTGGGGCCACTTCTTTTCCGCCCCAGATAATTGTTGCTTTGTCACTTTCCGCACCTGTCCATGATTTTCCTGAATTCAAAATCGTAAAGATAACTTCTGCTGTCCCTCTTGAGCTTCCCCACGAGTTGACTTCTTTTTGGGTTACCAGCCAGATTTTCATGTCTTCAATAAAGTTCGGATCGTTAGATTGCAACGTATTGAAAGCTTCCAGTGCTCCGGCATGGTTCACTACTTTTGAGCCGAACCATCCCCAATCATTCAGATTTTGCTTCCAGTAAACGCCCTGCGTTTTGGTATCTGTAGAAGTCTCTTTAAGGTAGGTCATCAGCCTGGCAGATACATCTTTCAGTCCGTAATCATTCATCAGTAAAGGAACACGGTGAAGTCCGAAGAATGTAAAGTCTGTGATTTTTGCAGTTTTTGCTTTTTGCTTCACCAGAGTTTTCAGAGTAGCTCCTTTTCCTTTCAAAGGATACTGCTGTTCCCAGTAGTTTCTGGTGTCAAGATAATCTATTGCCCAGTTGTTCCATACATTATCTTTTTTCACATCATAATATTTGGCAACCTCATTGTCTACATACTGAATCAATTTAGCCACAAGTATTTTTTGATCGGCACTTTGATAATCTTTCACATTATCTTTTAACCATGAATTGATTTTCCCGAGATTTTTAAGGATATACAGTGATGTTCCGTAAGAACTTGGATAGCCGGGATACCACGAGAATCCGCCATCCGGATTCTGTAACTTTTTGAAGTCATCCCAATCCTGATTGATTGCATTTTTCATGCTATTCACATCAAATAATAATGCCAGCTTCTGCATCTGCTCACCTTCATTTTTACTTTCCAGTACCCATGGAGTTTCTTCCAGCAGCAATTGCTTGAGTTCCTGATTTTTTTCAAGATTTGAATTCAATAAACCTTTGCTCTGATATTCTTCAAAAACTGTTTTAATTTTCGGATTGGCTTTGAATATTTCCGAAGCCAGCACATCTGCAAACCATTTGTTAAAGATCACATCCGCCGAATTGTTCTGATCATTTTTCAGACTTGGAAGGGCAAACATGATTTCCCAGATCGGATTGGTGGTCAGCTCCAGTGTATTCGAAACATTGGAGGCTGTGGCGGATGTATTATTTTTAAGGTTATCCAGCACAAATGTTTTAGTTTCGCCTTCTTTCACAAAAACCGGAACAGCATCTGTCACGAGCATTCTGTTCGGCAATACGGCCACTGCCTGCTGTTCTCCATCAGAATAAGCTCCTGCTTTGGCAACTATTTTAAAAATAATGGAAGAAATATTTTCCGGAACTTTTAATTTCCATGCCAATGCACTGCTTCCGTTTTCATTCAAATTAAAGTTCTGTACTCCTGAAGTGATTCCGAATTTTGAAGAAATATTTTCATTGGTAAAGGCATCCAGAATCTGTAATTCAGCAGAACCGCTCAGTTTTTTAGCAGTAAGATTGGACAATTTCGACTGAAGATTCAGTTCATCTCCTTCTCTCAGGAATCTCGGGTAATTAGGTGTTACTGAGAATTCTTTCTGGGTTACCACTTCTTTTTCCAAGGTGGCTGCTCTTGCATCTTTGGTGTGTGCCAGGAACATCAGTTTCCATTTTGTCAGTGCTTCCGGAGAGGTGAACTCAAAGTTTACGTTTCCTTCTTCATCAGTTTTAAGATCCGGATAGAAGAAAGCAGTTTCGTTCAGATTTTGACGAACAGCTACTTTTTCCAGACCTTTTTCTACATCATCATGATCTATAACTCCATCTGCATTAGATTCCATTGCTTCAGGTAATACATTCTCATTATGTGCTATTGCTATTCTATTTGCTGAAACAGTAGATTTGACAGTTTTAAATCTAGCCCCTGCAATTGGTGACGGCGGAGCCATACGACCTTCAACCGTAACTCCTGCTGCTTGTCCCTGCAATGTGTAAAAAAGGTCACCATCGAACCAGTTGAACTGAGGAACTGTTATTAATTTGTCCTGGAAATATCTTAGTCTCTTCTGATAGCTTTGCTGCTGCAGGTAATTGTTGATACCATATGAAGTAACGATGACAAATGGTGTGTACAGTTTTCTCCAACTATAATTATTTACGGCAAACTGATCGAGAGACCTATCATACATATTGGCTAATACTTCTGCATTGATCTCTTCTTTGTCATTTCCGGTTACTTTTACCGTCCACTTTTCTTTAACATTAGGCTCAAGTTTATCTCTGAAGGTGACTGTTTCAATTTTTAAAGGTTTTTCTGTGTCTTTTATTTTTAAGGAAACAGATTCTGTATTCACGTCATTAAATGCTACCAGCTGAAACTGAAGGTTCAGATCAGATACACTTTTTTCTTTAGGAATTTCAGCCGTATATTCCAAGATGCCATTTTTTATCTGATGAACTTCCGAAACGGTTTTCCCGGATCCGTCCTGTACAAAAACATTGACCAAAGCATCAGGAATTGCTGAGAAAACATATACTTTTGCCTTTTGTCCTCTGGACAGTTCTTCTTTAGGAGCAATCACGGTAAGGAATGTTTTTTGTGCAGGCTTTAAAGCTTTTTTGTCCCAGACACTGAAGTATTGTGATGTTCTGATGGTATCTTTTCCTTCTATGTTAAATAGTTCCAGCTGATAATCTCCTGTTTCCAGTTTTCCCAAATCAAGATTAGCCGAAAGCTGAGTATTGTCTGCGGATGGCTGCTGCTGTCTTTCAATGACTACTTTTTCCGTTTTCCAGTTTTTGATCTCGTCATTTTTATCAAAAAGATCATGAGGAAATTTGCTGATAAATTCTTCTTTTGAATATTTCGGAAGGTTCTGAACATCAGATTTGAAATTATCTCTGAAAATCCTGTCCGGAGCGGTCAGCTTTGATAACTTAACCTGATATGTTTTTTTAAGATTCTGATCGTTGTAATTCTTGGTTTCTACCTTCAACTTTACATTTTCATCTGTAAAAACATTGCTGATGTTTTCTGCCTGAATATAGTGAGAAACGGATGCCACTTTCAGCTGTGTATTGGCTGTCTGCGTTTCTCCGTTGATATCTGTAACAGAGGCATTGATGGCATAATTATCTATCTGAATTCCTTCCAGCTTTTCGTCTTTCTTCAGTTCCAAATGAATTACAAACTCTCCCTTTTCATTGGTTTTAGCTTCGCCCAAAATGGAATTTTCATTGTCGTCATTCTGCGGGTACCAGCTGAAATATCTCCATCTGATATTGTGTTTTTTGATTTCGTAGTTCACTGTCGAATTACTCAGCGGAACACCGGAAAACATAACCGCTTTTCCTTTTAAATCAATGGCCTGCCCGTATTTATACTCCTGTTTTAACGGATCAAAGGTTACTTCAAATTTGGGTCTTTTGTATTCTTCTACTCTGAAGTTTTTATATCCCTGGCTTTCTCCATCTATTCTCAGATAAAAGTTTCCGTTTAATTTTCCTTTCGGAAGAATGAAGCTTCCATGATAAGAGCCAAATTCATTGGTGGTTAATTCCTGCGAAGAAACCTCTTCATTATTGGTGTTTAATAAGGTGATTTTTTGTTTTAATCCTGAAAGTACAGATTCAACCTCTTTATCCATCCGGGTATTGATTACCTTAAAATAAACGGTCTGCCCGGGGCGGTAGATACCTCTGTCAATGAAAATCTGAGCTGTTGAACGCGTCTGTTTATTGGGATTGTAATCATCAGCATAACCTCTGTTTCCGTACACCTGCATGATCTGAAAATCATTGGTTTTAGGCTGCTGAATCAGGAAAGTTCTGTAATATTCTTTGCTTTCTGTCGCAGGAAACTTAAAAACCCCGTTGGAATTGGTTGTTCCTTCTATTTTATTTAGCGTATTATTAGAAACAAATTCATAAAATTTAAGGCCTGCATTGGATAAAGGTTTGCCAT of the Chryseobacterium aureum genome contains:
- the eco gene encoding serine protease inhibitor ecotin; this encodes MKFSKTLMTGLVLMAGVNAFAQKKAEKFEKLQIEMFPKAKEGYKQVYIQLPVAKNENDLKVELFVGAEKMLDCNNYFLMGEMKTQDLQGWGYNYYEVESKGETGGTLMACLDKKLTKKFVTLKPEIVRYNSKLPLVFYVPKDIEVRYRILRPDAAMKKAVQR
- a CDS encoding alpha-2-macroglobulin family protein gives rise to the protein MKRFSKIFLLLLIMLSFSKVSAQKYYDTQWKKVADNRTKGAYKSNLPIILDLQKQAMKENNAFQLIRSLKAEFSIVNQTVDDDQNDAASQFFKKLKDAEGKINGEGKLVYKVLLNGFFMDYYNQNAWKINGRTNINSQDVSQIETWSKLDFKNYLTKSYQELDQEKPEMKKIALEKYKNIFSETGDIAYFPTLSDWYGVKKIEFLSENNIFTKNELTANRTTINAIYDELIAQNSGNAKLYFMKEKITENCNFNHCKDKLQQLQKILKSDVQGDYKVMIMGEIMDELVSQKKPKEALALATQAKSDYPKSLFLENINSKEAQIINPFLNLKYEAQTQNNLPIHFVAEYQNVSEFTLNIYEVKEDFMPLLQYVQDPYSNTFSKLKKNLVRKETFQLPDPKDYQNHTTSLEVKPLPSGVYVAEFTVAGADVKDTDSRQNFYFLVSGNRIIYQSKTDRNPLSDELKLVNSENGKPLSNAGLKFYEFVSNNTLNKIEGTTNSNGVFKFPATESKEYYRTFLIQQPKTNDFQIMQVYGNRGYADDYNPNKQTRSTAQIFIDRGIYRPGQTVYFKVINTRMDKEVESVLSGLKQKITLLNTNNEEVSSQELTTNEFGSYHGSFILPKGKLNGNFYLRIDGESQGYKNFRVEEYKRPKFEVTFDPLKQEYKYGQAIDLKGKAVMFSGVPLSNSTVNYEIKKHNIRWRYFSWYPQNDDNENSILGEAKTNEKGEFVIHLELKKDEKLEGIQIDNYAINASVTDINGETQTANTQLKVASVSHYIQAENISNVFTDENVKLKVETKNYNDQNLKKTYQVKLSKLTAPDRIFRDNFKSDVQNLPKYSKEEFISKFPHDLFDKNDEIKNWKTEKVVIERQQQPSADNTQLSANLDLGKLETGDYQLELFNIEGKDTIRTSQYFSVWDKKALKPAQKTFLTVIAPKEELSRGQKAKVYVFSAIPDALVNVFVQDGSGKTVSEVHQIKNGILEYTAEIPKEKSVSDLNLQFQLVAFNDVNTESVSLKIKDTEKPLKIETVTFRDKLEPNVKEKWTVKVTGNDKEEINAEVLANMYDRSLDQFAVNNYSWRKLYTPFVIVTSYGINNYLQQQSYQKRLRYFQDKLITVPQFNWFDGDLFYTLQGQAAGVTVEGRMAPPSPIAGARFKTVKSTVSANRIAIAHNENVLPEAMESNADGVIDHDDVEKGLEKVAVRQNLNETAFFYPDLKTDEEGNVNFEFTSPEALTKWKLMFLAHTKDARAATLEKEVVTQKEFSVTPNYPRFLREGDELNLQSKLSNLTAKKLSGSAELQILDAFTNENISSKFGITSGVQNFNLNENGSSALAWKLKVPENISSIIFKIVAKAGAYSDGEQQAVAVLPNRMLVTDAVPVFVKEGETKTFVLDNLKNNTSATASNVSNTLELTTNPIWEIMFALPSLKNDQNNSADVIFNKWFADVLASEIFKANPKIKTVFEEYQSKGLLNSNLEKNQELKQLLLEETPWVLESKNEGEQMQKLALLFDVNSMKNAINQDWDDFKKLQNPDGGFSWYPGYPSSYGTSLYILKNLGKINSWLKDNVKDYQSADQKILVAKLIQYVDNEVAKYYDVKKDNVWNNWAIDYLDTRNYWEQQYPLKGKGATLKTLVKQKAKTAKITDFTFFGLHRVPLLMNDYGLKDVSARLMTYLKETSTDTKTQGVYWKQNLNDWGWFGSKVVNHAGALEAFNTLQSNDPNFIEDMKIWLVTQKEVNSWGSSRGTAEVIFTILNSGKSWTGAESDKATIIWGGKEVAPQTQASGYVKSTLKPQAVDNSLATVTVTKPGPGIVQGGLFWQYYEDLDKIKSSENYISVTKELYKKVKTVNGEELQKISPETPLKVGDKVTVRMILNTDRAMEFIHIKDMRAAGFEPVDVLSGYQWKNNLGYYQSTKDASTNFYIQYMPKGKYVFEYDVVANASGTFSNGITTMQNYYAPQMNAHTKGSNVSISE